A stretch of the Medicago truncatula cultivar Jemalong A17 chromosome 5, MtrunA17r5.0-ANR, whole genome shotgun sequence genome encodes the following:
- the LOC11433523 gene encoding mitogen-activated protein kinase 10 isoform X3, translated as MQKEKKSMEMEFFSEYGDANRYKIQEVIGKGSYGTVCSAVDTHTGEKVAIKKVHGIFEHISDAARILREIKLLRLLRHPDIVEIKHIMLPPSIKDFKDIYVVFELLESDLHQVIKANADLTKEHYQFFLYQLLRALKYIHTANVYHRDLKPKNILANANCKLKICDFGLARVAFSDTPTTVFWTDYVATRWYRAPELCGSFYSKYTPAIDIWSIGCIFAEVLIGKPLFPGKSVVHQLDLITDLLGTPSMDSISRVRNDKARRYLTSMRKKQPVPFAQKFPNADPLSLRLLERLLAFDPKDRPTAEEALAHPYFEGLAKIEREPSCQPIRQMEFEFEKKRVTKGEIRDLIFHEILEYHPQLNGTERTNFLYPSAVDQFGKQFAHLEETGDKSDPVVPLDRKHASLPRSTIVHSNMTPQKEQSNIASSKNRQISEEYNTNYAESSGLRGLQVVPLETPGKVVRPVVKYEHGSIVSDSYDSRTSMRDL; from the exons ATGCAGAAAGAAAAG AAATCAATGGAGATGGAATTTTTCTCGGAATATGGTGATGCCAATCGGTATAAAATTCAAGAAGTAATCGGGAAAGGTAGTTACGGTACTGTTTGTTCGGCTGTCGACACTCATACTGGTGAGAAGGTTGCAATAAAAAAGGTGCATGGTATCTTTGAGCATATATCCGACGCTGCACGTATTCTTCGTGAGATAAAGTTGCTCAGACTTCTTCGACATCCTGATATTGTTGAAATTAAGCACATTATGTTGCCTCCTTCTATCAAGGACTTCAAagatatttatgttgtttttgagcTCTTGGAGTCTGATCTGCATCAAGTCATTAAAGCCAATGCCGACTTAACAAAAGAACACTATCAGTTTTTTCTTTACCAGTTGCTTCGAGCATTGAAGTATATTCACACCG CAAATGTCTATCATCGAGACTTGAAGCCAAAGAATATACTGGCCAATGCAAACTGTAAACTTAAAATCTGTGATTTTGGGTTAGCTAGAGTTGCTTTCAGCGACACTCCGACAACTGTATTTTGGACG GATTATGTTGCTACAAGGTGGTATAGAGCACCAGAGCTCTGTGGATCATTTTACTCAAAG TATACTCCGGCAATTGATATTTGGAGTATAGGTTGCATCTTTGCCGAAGTATTAATTGGGAAACCACTTTTTCCTGGAAAAAGTGTTGTCCATCAGTTGGATCTGATCACAGATCTGCTTGGGACCCCCTCAATGGATAGTATATCTCGg GTACGCAATGATAAAGCAAGGAGATACCTAACCAGTATGAGGAAAAAGCAACCTGTACCATTTGCACAAAAATTTCCTAATGCAGATCCTTTATCACTACGACTActggaaaggttgctcgccttTGATCCAAAAGACCGGCCTACTGCTGAAGAG GCATTAGCTCATCCTTACTTCGAGGGACTTGCAAAAATTGAAAGGGAACCATCCTGCCAGCCCATTAGACAAATggagtttgaatttgaaaagaaaagagtaaCAAAGGGAGAAATTCGAGATTTAATTTTCCATGAGATTCTGGAGTATCATCCTCAACTAAATGGAACTGAGAGAACTAATTTTCTTTATCCAAg TGCTGTTGATCAATTCGGAAAGCAGTTCGCTCATCTTGAGGAAACTGGTGATAAAAGTGATCCAGTTGTGCCACTTGATCGAAAACATGCATCACTTCCCAG ATCAACAATTGTACATTCAAATATGACACCCCAAAAAGAGCAGTCAAATATTGCTTCCAGCAAAAACCGGCAAATATCTGAGGAATATAATACTAATTATGCGGAATCCAGCGGCCTTCGGGGACTGCAAGTAGTTCCACTGG AAACACCTGGTAAAGTTGTTAGGCCAGTTGTTAAATATGAGCATGGGAGTATTGTCAGTGATTCATATGATTCCAGGACATCTATGAGAG ATCTTTAA
- the LOC11433523 gene encoding mitogen-activated protein kinase 10 isoform X2, producing MEKKSMEMEFFSEYGDANRYKIQEVIGKGSYGTVCSAVDTHTGEKVAIKKVHGIFEHISDAARILREIKLLRLLRHPDIVEIKHIMLPPSIKDFKDIYVVFELLESDLHQVIKANADLTKEHYQFFLYQLLRALKYIHTANVYHRDLKPKNILANANCKLKICDFGLARVAFSDTPTTVFWTDYVATRWYRAPELCGSFYSKYTPAIDIWSIGCIFAEVLIGKPLFPGKSVVHQLDLITDLLGTPSMDSISRVRNDKARRYLTSMRKKQPVPFAQKFPNADPLSLRLLERLLAFDPKDRPTAEEALAHPYFEGLAKIEREPSCQPIRQMEFEFEKKRVTKGEIRDLIFHEILEYHPQLNGTERTNFLYPSAVDQFGKQFAHLEETGDKSDPVVPLDRKHASLPRSTIVHSNMTPQKEQSNIASSKNRQISEEYNTNYAESSGLRGLQVVPLETPGKVVRPVVKYEHGSIVSDSYDSRTSMRGKTYPSMLNQGRTSIRFNHKY from the exons ATGGAGAAG AAATCAATGGAGATGGAATTTTTCTCGGAATATGGTGATGCCAATCGGTATAAAATTCAAGAAGTAATCGGGAAAGGTAGTTACGGTACTGTTTGTTCGGCTGTCGACACTCATACTGGTGAGAAGGTTGCAATAAAAAAGGTGCATGGTATCTTTGAGCATATATCCGACGCTGCACGTATTCTTCGTGAGATAAAGTTGCTCAGACTTCTTCGACATCCTGATATTGTTGAAATTAAGCACATTATGTTGCCTCCTTCTATCAAGGACTTCAAagatatttatgttgtttttgagcTCTTGGAGTCTGATCTGCATCAAGTCATTAAAGCCAATGCCGACTTAACAAAAGAACACTATCAGTTTTTTCTTTACCAGTTGCTTCGAGCATTGAAGTATATTCACACCG CAAATGTCTATCATCGAGACTTGAAGCCAAAGAATATACTGGCCAATGCAAACTGTAAACTTAAAATCTGTGATTTTGGGTTAGCTAGAGTTGCTTTCAGCGACACTCCGACAACTGTATTTTGGACG GATTATGTTGCTACAAGGTGGTATAGAGCACCAGAGCTCTGTGGATCATTTTACTCAAAG TATACTCCGGCAATTGATATTTGGAGTATAGGTTGCATCTTTGCCGAAGTATTAATTGGGAAACCACTTTTTCCTGGAAAAAGTGTTGTCCATCAGTTGGATCTGATCACAGATCTGCTTGGGACCCCCTCAATGGATAGTATATCTCGg GTACGCAATGATAAAGCAAGGAGATACCTAACCAGTATGAGGAAAAAGCAACCTGTACCATTTGCACAAAAATTTCCTAATGCAGATCCTTTATCACTACGACTActggaaaggttgctcgccttTGATCCAAAAGACCGGCCTACTGCTGAAGAG GCATTAGCTCATCCTTACTTCGAGGGACTTGCAAAAATTGAAAGGGAACCATCCTGCCAGCCCATTAGACAAATggagtttgaatttgaaaagaaaagagtaaCAAAGGGAGAAATTCGAGATTTAATTTTCCATGAGATTCTGGAGTATCATCCTCAACTAAATGGAACTGAGAGAACTAATTTTCTTTATCCAAg TGCTGTTGATCAATTCGGAAAGCAGTTCGCTCATCTTGAGGAAACTGGTGATAAAAGTGATCCAGTTGTGCCACTTGATCGAAAACATGCATCACTTCCCAG ATCAACAATTGTACATTCAAATATGACACCCCAAAAAGAGCAGTCAAATATTGCTTCCAGCAAAAACCGGCAAATATCTGAGGAATATAATACTAATTATGCGGAATCCAGCGGCCTTCGGGGACTGCAAGTAGTTCCACTGG AAACACCTGGTAAAGTTGTTAGGCCAGTTGTTAAATATGAGCATGGGAGTATTGTCAGTGATTCATATGATTCCAGGACATCTATGAGAG GCAAAACTTACCCATCAATGTTGAATCAAGGCCGAACAAGCATCAGATTTAACCATAAGTATTGA
- the LOC11433523 gene encoding mitogen-activated protein kinase 10 isoform X1, whose protein sequence is MQKEKKSMEMEFFSEYGDANRYKIQEVIGKGSYGTVCSAVDTHTGEKVAIKKVHGIFEHISDAARILREIKLLRLLRHPDIVEIKHIMLPPSIKDFKDIYVVFELLESDLHQVIKANADLTKEHYQFFLYQLLRALKYIHTANVYHRDLKPKNILANANCKLKICDFGLARVAFSDTPTTVFWTDYVATRWYRAPELCGSFYSKYTPAIDIWSIGCIFAEVLIGKPLFPGKSVVHQLDLITDLLGTPSMDSISRVRNDKARRYLTSMRKKQPVPFAQKFPNADPLSLRLLERLLAFDPKDRPTAEEALAHPYFEGLAKIEREPSCQPIRQMEFEFEKKRVTKGEIRDLIFHEILEYHPQLNGTERTNFLYPSAVDQFGKQFAHLEETGDKSDPVVPLDRKHASLPRSTIVHSNMTPQKEQSNIASSKNRQISEEYNTNYAESSGLRGLQVVPLETPGKVVRPVVKYEHGSIVSDSYDSRTSMRGKTYPSMLNQGRTSIRFNHKY, encoded by the exons ATGCAGAAAGAAAAG AAATCAATGGAGATGGAATTTTTCTCGGAATATGGTGATGCCAATCGGTATAAAATTCAAGAAGTAATCGGGAAAGGTAGTTACGGTACTGTTTGTTCGGCTGTCGACACTCATACTGGTGAGAAGGTTGCAATAAAAAAGGTGCATGGTATCTTTGAGCATATATCCGACGCTGCACGTATTCTTCGTGAGATAAAGTTGCTCAGACTTCTTCGACATCCTGATATTGTTGAAATTAAGCACATTATGTTGCCTCCTTCTATCAAGGACTTCAAagatatttatgttgtttttgagcTCTTGGAGTCTGATCTGCATCAAGTCATTAAAGCCAATGCCGACTTAACAAAAGAACACTATCAGTTTTTTCTTTACCAGTTGCTTCGAGCATTGAAGTATATTCACACCG CAAATGTCTATCATCGAGACTTGAAGCCAAAGAATATACTGGCCAATGCAAACTGTAAACTTAAAATCTGTGATTTTGGGTTAGCTAGAGTTGCTTTCAGCGACACTCCGACAACTGTATTTTGGACG GATTATGTTGCTACAAGGTGGTATAGAGCACCAGAGCTCTGTGGATCATTTTACTCAAAG TATACTCCGGCAATTGATATTTGGAGTATAGGTTGCATCTTTGCCGAAGTATTAATTGGGAAACCACTTTTTCCTGGAAAAAGTGTTGTCCATCAGTTGGATCTGATCACAGATCTGCTTGGGACCCCCTCAATGGATAGTATATCTCGg GTACGCAATGATAAAGCAAGGAGATACCTAACCAGTATGAGGAAAAAGCAACCTGTACCATTTGCACAAAAATTTCCTAATGCAGATCCTTTATCACTACGACTActggaaaggttgctcgccttTGATCCAAAAGACCGGCCTACTGCTGAAGAG GCATTAGCTCATCCTTACTTCGAGGGACTTGCAAAAATTGAAAGGGAACCATCCTGCCAGCCCATTAGACAAATggagtttgaatttgaaaagaaaagagtaaCAAAGGGAGAAATTCGAGATTTAATTTTCCATGAGATTCTGGAGTATCATCCTCAACTAAATGGAACTGAGAGAACTAATTTTCTTTATCCAAg TGCTGTTGATCAATTCGGAAAGCAGTTCGCTCATCTTGAGGAAACTGGTGATAAAAGTGATCCAGTTGTGCCACTTGATCGAAAACATGCATCACTTCCCAG ATCAACAATTGTACATTCAAATATGACACCCCAAAAAGAGCAGTCAAATATTGCTTCCAGCAAAAACCGGCAAATATCTGAGGAATATAATACTAATTATGCGGAATCCAGCGGCCTTCGGGGACTGCAAGTAGTTCCACTGG AAACACCTGGTAAAGTTGTTAGGCCAGTTGTTAAATATGAGCATGGGAGTATTGTCAGTGATTCATATGATTCCAGGACATCTATGAGAG GCAAAACTTACCCATCAATGTTGAATCAAGGCCGAACAAGCATCAGATTTAACCATAAGTATTGA